The Halorubrum sp. BV1 genome contains the following window.
GCGCGGACCGGTCTCGCCGTAGCCTTTGATGCTGGCGTAGACGATCTCGGGGTTCCGCTCCGTCACGTCCTCGTAGCCGACGCCGAGCTTGTCCGTGACACCGTACCCGAAGTTCTCGATGAACACGTCCGCCTCTTCTAAGAGCGACAGCGCGGCCTCGGTGCCCGCGTCGGACTTGAGATCGAGCGTGACCGAGCGCTTGTTCCGGTTGTTCGCCATGAAGTAGCCGGACTTGCCGTCGGGGCCGACGCCTTGACTGCGGGCGGGATCACCCGCGCCCGGTCGTTCGATCTTCACGACGTCGGCCCCCATGTCGGCGAGCAGCGCCCCGCAGAACGGGCCCGCGCGGTGACCGGTCATCTCCACGACGGTGAGGTCGGCGAGCGGCCCCCCCGTCATTGCTCGTTGAACTCGTCGACGAGGCGTTCCCGCTCGTCGGTCGCGAACTGCTCCCACCACACGTCCGACTCGAACTCGCGGTTCTCCTCCGCGGTCTCCGCGTCGACCGCGTGGTTGAACGCGCGCTTCGAGTTCTTCACCGCAGACCGACCCGTGCTCTGGATCGCCTCGACGATCTCCGTCACCGTCTCGTCGAGCTCCTCGCGCGGGACGGCGTGGTTGACGAGCCCGATCCGCTCGGCCTCGTCGGCTCCGATCATCCCGGCCGTGTAGACGAGTTCCTTCGCTTTCGCCTCGCCGACGAGCTCGATCGCTCGCCATGTGGAGTTGCCGGTCGGGATCTGGCCGATGTCGGTCACCGGGACGCCGAACTTGGCGTCGTCGACCGCGATCCGCATGTCACAGTACATCGCGAAGATGAGACCGCCGCCGACGCAGTAGCCGTTGATCTTGGCTATCACGGGCGCGTGACACTCGAACGGCTTGCGATACATCTCATAGAACAACTCTTGGCGGTCCTTCTGTCGCGGATCGTGCTCCTCTGCGGTTCCCGCATACTGGGATATGTCGGCACCCGCGGAGAACGCGTCGTCGCCCTCGCCCGTTATCACGACGACGTCGATGGAGCGGTCGAGCTGGATCTCGTCGAACGCGCGAAGCAGGTCCAGCATGACCGTATCGTTGAGCGCGTTGTACACCTCGGGCCTGTGGAACGCTATCGTCGCCACGCCGTCGGTGACGTCGAGCGAGATACTCTCGAAGGCTGTTTCGCTTACCATGCACCGCAATACCATGAAGGTCGTAAAAAGGGTTGTGAGTCCGAAGGCGGGCAAAGCGTGTCACGTACCAAAGTATTTACTATACGTGACCGAATTTCGAACGCATGTCGTATGAGATAGCGACGATACCAGGCGATGGTATCGGTCCGGAAGTCGTCGACGAAGCCCTGCCACTGCTCCACGAAGCCGCGTCGCGACACGGGGTCGACGTCGAGTTCACCGAGTACGATTGGGGAACGGAACGGTACCTCGAAACGGGTGAGATGATGCCGGACGACGCGCTCGATCAGATCGTCGACGCGGACTCAATTTTGCTCGGCGCGGTCGGTCACCCGGACGTCCGCGACCACATCACGCTTCACGGGCTCCTCTTGCCGATTCGGAAAGGATTCAACCAGCAGGTGTGCAAGCGCCCGTCGATCCTCTTCGACGGCGTCGAGAGCCCGCTCCGGGGCTACGAGAGCGGCGACATCGACTTCGTCGTGTTCCGCGAGAACACCGAAGGCGAGTACTCCGATGCGGGCGGACGTATCCACGAGGGGTTCGACCACGAGGTGGCCGTACAGAGCGCGGTCCACACGCGGGAGGGGACGGAGACGATCGTTCGGGCGGCCTTCGAGGCCGCGACCGAGCGCGACGGACACCTGACGAGCATCACGAAGTCCAACGCGCAGGCGTTCAGTATGACGTTCTGGGACGACGTCGTCCAAGACGTCGCCCCGGACTATCCGGACGTCGAGGTCGAGTCACTGCTCGTCGACGCCGCGAGCATGGACCTGGTTCGCCGACCGGAGGAGTTCGACGTGCTCGTCGCTTCCAACTTGTTCGGCGATATTTTGACCGACATCGGCGCTATCGTCAGCGGTAGCATGGGACTCGCCCCGTCCGGCAACATCAACGTGGACGACGAGTACCCCTCGATGTTCGAGCCGGTCCACGGGAGCGCGCCCGACATCGTCGGTCAGGGCGTCGCCAATCCGATGGCGACGGTACTCTCCGCAGCCATGATGTTCGAAAACCTCGGCGAGGACGCCATCAGTGAGGCGCTCTGGAGCGCCGTCAGAGCGGTGCTCTCTGATGACAACGCTCCGATGACGCCGGACCTCGGCGGGTCGGCCTCGACCGGCGACGTCATCGACGCGATCGAAGACCGGCTGTAGCCACGCAGCTCAAAACGTCCGTTTCACGGACGCATTATTGACGTGGGCGTCCCCATTCGAGCGGATGGACGGCAGATCGCTAAACAGCGCTCACGGGTCGCTCCGTTCCGATGCGCCACCGGGCTCCGGGACGGGCCGCGATCGGCTCGGGTTCACGGACTATCCGGTGCCGACTTGTTAGTCGGCGCGGATCGAGACGACGGGGACATCGGAGTCGAGCATCACGGACTGGACCGTGCTGCCGAAGAGCGCCTTCCCGACGGGCGAGCGCTTGCGGCCGGCGATGACGAGGTATCGTGCGTCGTTGGACTCGGCGTAGTTGACGACCTCGTCGGCCGGATCACCGAGGAGACCGACAGGAGATACGTCGACTGCAGACGAGTCGTCGACCACTTCTTGGGCGATGTCTTCCGCGATTTCGAGAATATCGTCGGTCGGGATCGTGTTCCCCGTGTCGCTGACACTCGTCCGTTCGAGGTCGATGAACGTCTGACGCGTCAAGACGTGCACTACTTCGACGGGCTCGTCGAACGCCTCGCCGAGTTCGACTGCCTCTTCGACGATTGCCGGGGCCCGTTCTGACCGATCAACGGCTGCAACGATCACCATACTGTCCGTATTCAATCCTGTTATATAAAATATTCCACCCGGTCGCCGTCGCGGCCGCCGCAGACAGACCCGGTTTGTGCCACACAGGCTCGATCTGTGCCACATGCAGCCTCCGATCCGCTCGTCTCGCCGTTTCGCCTCCCAGTTCTGACTTATCTCGTCACCGCACACGGACACCGGACACCCCGGCGTGCGACGCCTCGCCACACCGGCCTTTCGCCGTGTTCACGTCACGTCGAACTCGTGTGAGACGGAAACAACGAGGGGAAACATTTATGATATTACCATCTAATGTCACGGTTGGACACGGCAAAGGCAATCCCAAGAAGGCAGTTCCGGCCGACAAAACCAACTATCGAAACTACGTGACAAGATGACAGAGAATACAGCAGACGATACGGGCGAATCGAGTTCGAACACACGACGGCGGTTCCTGCAGGCAGTCGGTGCGACGTCGGCCGTCTCCCTTGCCGGGTGTTCCGGCAACGGCGGCGACGGCGGCGACGGCAGCGACGGCGGGTCCGACGGGTCCGACGGGGGCTCCGACGGCAGTGACGGTGGGTCCGACGGCGGCGACGGCGGCGGATGGTCGCCGGACGGAACCGTGCGCTACATCGTCCCGTACGACGAGGGCGGTGGTACGGACACGTACGCCCGCGGTATTCAGGAAGGGTTCCAGGAGGAACTCGGCGAGTCGCTGCAGATCGATAACATTCCGGGTGCCGGTGGCCTGAACGGCCTCGGCGAACTGTACCGCTCAGAACCCGACGGACAGACCATCGCGGGCAACGCGGGTCCGCTTGAGGTAGCTCCGCAACTGCTCAACGAGCCGAACTTCGACATCCGCGACCTCACCGGCCTCGGTGTCGTCGGGCAGTCGACGTGGTGTCTCGTCGTCAACGAGGAGTACCAAGACGAGGTCGAGACCTTCGACGACGTTCTCGCAAAGTACGAGAGCGGCGAGTGGGAGGATATCGGCGTCCAGTCGTCCGGTAGCTCTCAGGACATCATCGTCCTGCTGTACAAGTACGCGTATTCGGACGAGGTCGGATGGAACTGGCAGAACCGCGTGCAGTACACCGGGACCGGCCCGGTCGCGCAGGCGGTCGCCAGCGGCGAGGTCCCGTGTGGTATCGGGACCGACGCCGGGACGCAGTCGGTCGTCAACACCGGTCGTATCTATCCGGTAACGACGTTCTACGGACCCGGTACCCAGGTCTACCCGGACATCGATTCCGTGACCGACCTCGGTTACCCGCAGATCGACTTCGTGGGCGGTGTCTGGCGTGGCATGTACGCGCCGCCGGAGACCCCCCAAGAGATCGTCGATTTCTACGCGGACACGCTGGAAGCCACGGTCAACAACGAGGCCACGCAGGCGTGGAGCGACGAAACGGGGAACCCGGTCGTGTTCGAGGGGCCGGAGGTCGCAGAGCAGAACTTCGAGGACGCCTTCGCGCAGTACGAAGAGCTCGAGATTCTGCAACTCGTCAACGAAAACCAGCCCTGAGTCGGTCAGGGCCTCGGCGTCGCGTCGTACTTAATTTATTTATACTTGGAGTTCCCCGGATGAGACACCACTGTCATGGTCAATTACTCACAACGGCTTGAAGGCATTACAGCCGAACACGTACTGCTCGTAACGCTCATCGGGCTGTCCATCCTATTCTACGTGGACCCGATACTCAAAGACTATCCCAAAAACGCGGCGATCTTCCCGCAGCTTATGGCACAGGTCGTCGGGATCGGATCGTTCCTCATCCTCATTCAGAACTATCTCCCCGGACCGATCCAGCGGTTTGTCGGCGAAGACGTGAGCATGACGGAGAGCTTCGAGGAGAAGCAAACCGAAGGCGTCGACGCCATCGAAGAGAGCAAGGCCGAACAAGCCGATATCGACGAGAAATACGTCGACACCGAAGACGAGGACGAGACCGGTGATGCCGTCGCGAAGCGCCCGC
Protein-coding sequences here:
- a CDS encoding enoyl-CoA hydratase/isomerase family protein; translation: MVSETAFESISLDVTDGVATIAFHRPEVYNALNDTVMLDLLRAFDEIQLDRSIDVVVITGEGDDAFSAGADISQYAGTAEEHDPRQKDRQELFYEMYRKPFECHAPVIAKINGYCVGGGLIFAMYCDMRIAVDDAKFGVPVTDIGQIPTGNSTWRAIELVGEAKAKELVYTAGMIGADEAERIGLVNHAVPREELDETVTEIVEAIQSTGRSAVKNSKRAFNHAVDAETAEENREFESDVWWEQFATDERERLVDEFNEQ
- a CDS encoding 3-isopropylmalate dehydrogenase, whose protein sequence is MSYEIATIPGDGIGPEVVDEALPLLHEAASRHGVDVEFTEYDWGTERYLETGEMMPDDALDQIVDADSILLGAVGHPDVRDHITLHGLLLPIRKGFNQQVCKRPSILFDGVESPLRGYESGDIDFVVFRENTEGEYSDAGGRIHEGFDHEVAVQSAVHTREGTETIVRAAFEAATERDGHLTSITKSNAQAFSMTFWDDVVQDVAPDYPDVEVESLLVDAASMDLVRRPEEFDVLVASNLFGDILTDIGAIVSGSMGLAPSGNINVDDEYPSMFEPVHGSAPDIVGQGVANPMATVLSAAMMFENLGEDAISEALWSAVRAVLSDDNAPMTPDLGGSASTGDVIDAIEDRL
- a CDS encoding universal stress protein; translated protein: MVIVAAVDRSERAPAIVEEAVELGEAFDEPVEVVHVLTRQTFIDLERTSVSDTGNTIPTDDILEIAEDIAQEVVDDSSAVDVSPVGLLGDPADEVVNYAESNDARYLVIAGRKRSPVGKALFGSTVQSVMLDSDVPVVSIRAD
- a CDS encoding tripartite tricarboxylate transporter substrate binding protein, which gives rise to MTENTADDTGESSSNTRRRFLQAVGATSAVSLAGCSGNGGDGGDGSDGGSDGSDGGSDGSDGGSDGGDGGGWSPDGTVRYIVPYDEGGGTDTYARGIQEGFQEELGESLQIDNIPGAGGLNGLGELYRSEPDGQTIAGNAGPLEVAPQLLNEPNFDIRDLTGLGVVGQSTWCLVVNEEYQDEVETFDDVLAKYESGEWEDIGVQSSGSSQDIIVLLYKYAYSDEVGWNWQNRVQYTGTGPVAQAVASGEVPCGIGTDAGTQSVVNTGRIYPVTTFYGPGTQVYPDIDSVTDLGYPQIDFVGGVWRGMYAPPETPQEIVDFYADTLEATVNNEATQAWSDETGNPVVFEGPEVAEQNFEDAFAQYEELEILQLVNENQP